The Urocitellus parryii isolate mUroPar1 unplaced genomic scaffold, mUroPar1.hap1 Scaffold_59, whole genome shotgun sequence DNA window CTTGATGTTTCGGTATCATAACATTTAAGGAGACTTGTATTCTCTATTTCACTCCTTGGCTCTGTATTTATACTAAAGTAATATTGCGAATTGTGGCAACCCAGTAATCTAGAATCTATATCTTAATACTTGCATTAAGAAGGGCTTACATATCCATACATTGAGTCTTTCCACTAAAactttcagtaattttaaaaactataagtaaatagcagataGATTAGAAGAACATAAGGAAGTACTAGGtcctgaattagaacaaattaaattctatgcttttataattatatcctagtatataaattctattttgatgtataactgaaaagaaccaataaaaattctcaaaaaaatatcaggtaatgaaattttctaaaaatttactctTCATCTAATCGAAGATTAGATGGCATGTGCAAAGTAATAACCAGTTTAGAAGCAGAAACTCCAATAATTGAAATACTTTAGTTTCAGAAttgttgttttttcattatactttcttaaaatatccaaattctATGTCACActctgaaatttcaaattttagatgtTTCTATATTTACTTAAATGTTCATTGCAAAACACTACTATTTTATAAACTATTCTAGGTtaggaaatatatttgcaaatatcctGGAGCAGCTAAAATAAGGTTAAATGTaaacaacatcttttgtttttgaataactttaattttatttcagttatgaaGATCCAAATATTATGTGAGTAAGAAGggtgtaatttttatttgggggataAAAGTATAGAGTTATCATACTGTATTCCATTTAGAATGCTATTATGATATTATTCATAACTTAACTGAGCTCATTTGGCTTGGAAAAATGCACTATTTCTAGCAATTGGtgttatatattttgttgaaCATGAGTAAatgtggataaaataaatgtctacttGCTGAAACgtcatatgtaatataatatgcaTGATATAACTAGTAATTAAGTATATTGAAttcaaaaatatgctttaatttttcattctctatTAATATGTTGGATGTGAAAGTTTTGAGCAAGTTATCTCAAATTGGTGCTATAAAGGAAGAATAAACAAGTTAGAGTAATGTCATAAATGTGTTAGTAGGAACAACAATATCCTCCAAGCCTTCTCCAAATTTGAGTTTAAATTTGGACTTCAGATGAAAATTTGTAGTTTCTTCCTTCTTGcttatcctttaaaaaacaacatattccactgtcttttgttACCTATGTCAAGCAAACCTGGTGATGTGGTTAGCAGCACCACCTGGTTTATTAAGAGatattgtattgttttatatcttattgttttgttaatttaattatatgaagGTACTggaatgaaaagaatatatatatatatccctttctAAAACAATAACCTACTCTAATGCCTAATTTTCCCTGCAGAAAACATTCTTCAGTGTCTTTTCATTGTGCCATTTCTGTCACTTTGGTTTGGTTATTGAGTTAGTGTTTCTGTTTAGTAACTCTGTGTGgtttttattcattgatatcACCCCAGAAGATGGTTtttgtcatttctctttcttttgaaagcAGCAAAATTTGTATAATCATTTATCTTTAGCTATTTAACACATAAGATGGACAAAACTTATACTGTTTATGAATACAGTCAATCATCTTTGATACTCTAAAAGCTCATGTCTTATGAGCTTTCCCCTCAAGAGGTAATTCATGCCAATATTAAgtcataaaaacacattaaaatattacctataatttctcatattgttagtctttttcaaaagtattctaaataaatatggatatgatttttattctataaCATTCAACTTAAAAATAGTGTAATGTATTTCAGTATTTGTGTAAAAATCAATTGGAGGTAAGGGGAGTGACATTTTGGAGATATCTCTGTCATGGCTCATAATCCTTACCCCATTAGTGAGAGAATTTTAGTTTGAGTATACATCAGAATGCTTATTCTGTTGTACCCTGCAGTAGTGGAGaacattaattattttgtcaactttggttcttattatattttaatttttttttcttcctagaacatcccagaagaaggaaaagaattaatTGAAGCTTCCAGACAATCCATGAAGAATGGTAAGATATTTGAAGACTGCCTGAAATTCTGATGCTTATTGActttaaattacagaattttGGCCTTTCCTTCCCTCCGGCGGAGGTGGGGGAAAGAGGAGTCGTTCTGTTTAACCCTGGGTTCGCCGAACTCGCTTTAATTTGCTCAATTTGCATTTTGCTAAttattcctcctttctcttttacaTTCTCTGGCTCACCCCTTTCCCCTATACCAAAGTCTAGTTTGTAGTCAATGCCGACTGGGGCAAGACCTAATCTTATCCTTTCCcccgccaccccccacccccagccattttcatAGCTTTCCATCGAACTCTGCAAATTTTGCAATAGGgggagggatttttaaaattgcatttgcaAAGTTAGGTATCTGGGCAGacggggggagggagagaatggggaGCAGGCCCCGCCCCTACCGCCTTTGCAAATAAAAATCCAGAGGGGGGGGAAGAGCAGGAAGTGGCGGTGCGAGGGCTGCTGCACAGCTAGCAGAGTTGCGGTCAGGATGGTAGCGCGTGCCCTGAGCTCTCCGCCTTCCCCTGCCCGCCAGTCCGAGGCAGCCCGAGCCCAGCCCGCGGCCCCAGCAGCAGCTCCGAGAGCAGTCCCAGCAGCAGCGCCATGGCCGGGTGGAACGCCTACATCGACAACCTCATGGCAGACGGGACCTGTCAGGTCGCAGCCATCGTGGGCTACAAGGACTCGCCCTCCGTCTGGGCCGGCGTCCCCGGGAAAACCTTCGTCAACATTACGCCAGCTGAGGTTGGTGTCCTGGTTGGCAAAGACCGGTCAAGTTTTTTCGTGAATGGGCTGACACTTGGGGGCCAGAAATGTTCTGTGATCCGGGACTCACTGCTGCAGGATGGGGAATTTACCGTGGATCTTCGTACCAAGAGCACCGGTGGAGCCCCCACCTTCAATGTCACTGTCACCATGACTGCCAAGACGCTAGTCCTGCTGATGGGCAAAGAAGGTGTCCACGGTGGTTTGATCAACAAGAAATGTTATGAAATGGCTTCCCACCTGCGGCATGCCCAGTACTGACCTCTTCTGTCCCTTCCCTCACCACTCCCCACAGCTTTTGCACCCCCTCCTTCCCATACACagacaccatttttattttttgggccATTACCTTATTACCCTTATTGCTGCCAAAAccacgggctggggctggggcagggccgGGGCTGGATGGAAAGATACCTGCCCCTTACCCATACTCCTCCTGTGTGtggttggaaaaaaatttttctcatttttttttgtgtgttttggattttttgttcttttttttttggttttgtttttttctgaataaaaaagattctactaaaaaaaattacagaattttatatactgtttattatgtttttaccGTCAGAAGTAAAATATGACATTGGGAACCAAAAGAGTGGAAACTTACCTGTCAACAGTAAACCTACCAATCAAAGAAGGAAGTAGTTGAAATCACACTTGTGGAGGCAATCAGAATAAAGAATGATTGTCCTTCCATTCCGTCACCTGATTCAAaggtaatgtatttttaaaaaaaaaattctttgcatttttttttacatatcatcttccatGATGACAAACATGCTAGAAAGAAATAAGGCTACCAGGTTATAGTAGAAAACAAGGATAGCAACAGATGAGATGTATTTATAGAATTAACATTGAGAGAATATGGTGGGAATAAACAGTTTTTCAGTGTGCCCTTatggaatgaaagaaatagaaaagaagccaAAAGAACAGCTTTATGAATATGAACCTGAGAAAAGGGGATGCATACAAAGAATTCATTTATGAAGGGAAAGTTGTGTCCAGATTGAATAAGAGTCAAGATGGCTGatacttaaataataaatattaaaattaataagagtAGCAACTTAATATTAGGCCAAACTTTGGAATGTTATGGGAAGTACATGCTGGACATATAGAACAATGTGTCATATTTGTCTATCATTTACTCTTGACGTCCTTCAATGACTAGGAGGCAGGGTTTGGGATTACAATCACAATCATTTGTgattataatgaatagaaaactaagcaaataaatgtggcatattttaTATGCTTAAGAAATCAATGtgacatataactaaaaagaaatcaattaataatatatacatatatataatacagatAGTACTgctattcaaaaaaataaaaatctaaacagaaCAAGTATTAGTgttaatgaatataataaataaaaaaatgaacttctaaaaattaaaaaagatggtaaatttttaaaaattgatacacattaattatacagaattttcacggtggcatatttgtacatacatatagATCAAGTATATTCCCATAATTCTGTTTTCAACATTCTTTCCTCCCTACTCCCAATTTTATGTATGCTAatggttaaaaatttttattcatttatttttatgttgaacatTTCCACCTCTAGTTATTCATATGAGAACAATATATGATACTTTtttactgagtctggcttatatTACTTAACATTATGCTTCCCTGGTTCATTCGTTTTgctaaaattaacttatttttgttgttctctaTGCATAGAAATcttccttgtgtatatataccacatttcctttatccattcttttattaACAAGCATCTAGCCTGATTCTATAACTTGCCTATCATTAATAGTGTCATGGTAAAGATGGGCATATGTATATCTCTAAAGTaagcagattttaatattttccattaagtACTGAGTAGTATAGTTGgataataaagtagttctatgttCAGTTTTTGAGTAGCCTTCATATGAATTTCCATAGGGATATAGTAATTATGTTCCTACCATTCACATATAAGAgatttttctcctcatcttcccagtattatttgctttcttgatgaTTACTTTTTTGAATTGTGGAAAATGGGAGCTTgttgttttgatctgcattttcctgattgataAAGatgttatggtttttttttttcactgaagtgTTGGCCTTTGTATCTCTTATTTTGAGGACTCACTGTGCATTTGCTCATTGATTGAAAAGGTTTTTGTGTTTCTGGTGTTAAgatatttgcattaatattttcaggttattaaccctctgtcagaagagtagctagtaaAGCTACTCTTTTCTCCAATTCTGGAGGCTACCACTTCTTACTGTTATGCAGGAATTTTTTCAGTTTGATGCACCCCCTCTTATCCattgttgctctttttttctgagcTGTAGGGGGCTCTATTCAGGAAGTCATTGCCTACATACTGAagtgttttccatatattttttcttctagcatttgtaAACCTTCTAGTCTGGTACATATGTCTTTAGTCCTTTTTGAATAAACTCTTGTATAGTGTTATAAAATAGGCatctaatttccttcttttacatatggatatctagtttttccaacactatttctaaaatgtcttttgtctttccgccaaaatatgtttttggtgtctttgcctAGTATCacatgactgtatctgtgtgacTTTGCTCTCTGAATTTTCTTCTATCCATTGGTCTATGAGTCTTTCTTTACACCAGGGCCATGGTTTTTATTACCATggctgtgttttatattttgaaattgggcaTTGTTGTTTATCCATTGTTTGTCTTATAATCAGCATCACTTTGtctaagtctttttttgtttgttttcctcccaTACAAATTTAGgagtagttctttttttcccaatttttgtgaaaaatgtcattagaatttGAATGGGAATACATggaatatataattcatttatggTACTATgtccattttcacaatattaattctgcctctccatgaacataggaggtctttttaattcctattttcttctttagtttcctttttcatcaaatgtaatttttcttgaaGAGGTCATTCACTGTCTTCTTGAGGGTTATTCCTAgctatttttaaagctatttgaaTGAGCTATTACTCTTTCTTTGTTCTCACTAGGTATGCTATGGTGTATAGAcactttattcttatatatttattttgtttcctgttaCTCTGATGAATTCGTTCATCAAAAGTAGAATTTTCATGATACATCATTTATGTTCCTCTAAGAATAGGACTATATCATTTGCATATAGaaatgatttaacattttaacttccCTATTtgaatctcttttatttctttctcttgtctaaaCTTTTAAGTACTGTGATTAGTGAGATTGGTAGCaatgaatatttttgtcttttccgaTTTTAGTGAAAATGTTCCTTGCCGCactccagctgcagcaaaatagcgggggtggggggggtgacgaggaacttgtgtagattgatacagcaggagtagaagccctttattgtaggacaacaaaggtatttatacattccacccagcttatcttaattagcataaactagatacatcagtcaaccaataaggaatctccacatttaatggttcgctggccttacttcacaaaccactccctctggcatttttccaggcgccatccagacttgtttacagactctaacatttctctggcaaaatgccaggtgccatcctgacttgtttacagactccaaCAGTTCCTCTTCATTATACTATTGGCTTTGGGCTTGATATACTTGGTCCTTATTATCTTATAataaatttctcatatttctagtTTCTCCGGGCTTTGTTATTAAGGGCGATTGAATTTATCAAAGGCTTTTCCTGCAGCTGCTTAAGTGATCATAAAATTTTGCCCTTGATTCTATATGTGGTGCATTAGTTTTATTGATTGGCATGTATTGAATCATCCTGGAGCAAAACcagcttttatgttttttgtttttgtttttatgtgactAGAGTCTCAAACCAGGATGTGGcacagtaccactgagccacatctccagcaccttttattgtttactttgatacaggtctcattaaatttcccaggctggctttgaaattacagTGTTCCTCAACAACCTGCTGCCTATCTGAGAATGTagacatataccaccatgcctgacactgtatgtaattttgtaatgtGTTGTCAAATGTGATTTGtaaagattttatgatttttatactaTGTTCCTCAAAGATATTGGTATCAATTTTTTCCCTTGTTCTGTTCATATTCTCTTTTCCAGTAAGGGTAATACTTTGCAGAATTGCTTTGGAAGAATCTTTCCTTTGCTCTTACATGTAATAGGAGGACTAatatcagttcttctttaaatatctgataaaatttagCCATGCATTCACCTTTGGTCTTGGAGGCCTGTTATTATTGCTTCAACCTAATTGCTTGTTATTgagctgtttggttttttttttctatccctttgattcaaaaattttaggccatattttacaaatatcttctagatatttttgttgcaattttagtttttaaaataatctagattttccaattcattgaCAAATAAGTTTTCCTATAGTCTCTAGAGATCTTCTGGATTTCAGTGGtgtctgttttaatatttctgtttttgtttttacctttattCACTtgaatcttctttctctttcttttagttcCCTTGGcaaagggtttatcaattttattcacaatttcaataaccaattatttgttttattattaatatgttttttaattattttataattttggctctgacattaattatttcctttcatgtATTGGTTTTAGAATTCATTTACTGAAGTTTTTCTTAGACTTTGGATGCTTCATGAggtatttaatttgaaatatctcaGATTTTTAATGGAGGTAGCCATTGCTATAAACTACCCTCATACAATTGCTTTTGGTAGATTAGTGAAGGGAcatcagagggaaagaaaagttcCTGTGCAGTAAGATTTATCAAAATATGACATGTGCATTTCTGTATATAGtataatgaaccccactattatatttacatacaatgtctcagtaaaataaaataaaaaacaagcaataaaaataactgCTTTTACTTTGTCCCATAAATATAGAGATGTTGTGTTTTGACTCTCTTGTGGTTCTTGGGTCTATTTAAAACTTTTCCACCCCTGATTTCATCAGTGACCCTTTGATTGTGCAACTGTATTATTGATTCTTCAAGTATTCATGCAGTTTCTGTAGTTCTACTcactatttgcttcttttataattagataattatttcacatgtaatattggggttcattttgcaataatcatacaagcatggtatatatttttccagtttgAATTCCCAGTATTCTCCCTTCCCTACCTCTGTTATCTGTTATCTACTCCACtgttctttcttgtatttatttgtagttgttttaattagtacatCATTGATATACATCAAAGTGAAATTCAGTGTGATATGTTCCTAAGTGTACAAAGGAAAATTTCTTCAGATTCATTTCACCACACTTCCTTTGACAGTCCCTCCATCCCTTtaaatctcc harbors:
- the LOC144252766 gene encoding profilin-1-like, which translates into the protein MKNVRGSPSPARGPSSSSESSPSSSAMAGWNAYIDNLMADGTCQVAAIVGYKDSPSVWAGVPGKTFVNITPAEVGVLVGKDRSSFFVNGLTLGGQKCSVIRDSLLQDGEFTVDLRTKSTGGAPTFNVTVTMTAKTLVLLMGKEGVHGGLINKKCYEMASHLRHAQY